In Thermanaerothrix sp., the genomic window CTGGCCTGTGCCATGGCCATGGGGGATGCGCTTGAAGACCTTTGCCTCATAAGATGCGAGATCAAGTGGCCCAACGACATACTGGTACGGGGAAGGAAGATCTGCGGGATGCTTAGCGAAGGGGTCGTGGAGGTGGATCAGATCCACCACGTGGTGTCCGGCTTTGGAGTTAACCTCAAGACAACTCCCATGCTGGAGGATCCCCTCACAGAAGCCACCTCGGTGGCCCAGGAGGGAGGCAGCGTTCCAAGCCGCCACGACCTTCTGGCCCATTTTTTAAAAAGGCTTGGATTTTACCTTGACATCCTGGGCATGGACCCTAAAAAATTCATGGAAATGTACGTTTCCAGATGTTGCACCATAGGCATGCGCATAAGGGGGACATGGAAAGAGGACGTCATCGAGGGGACCGCGGAGGGCTTGGACCAGGACGGTTCCTTGTTAATCCGGCTGGAGAGCGGCGAAGTATCAGCCTTCTCCGCCGGGGACGTCAAACACATAAGACCCGCGGAAGGGAGGTGAAGGTCATGAGGCTTACGGAACGGGCCAAGACCAGCGGGTGAGCCGCCAAGATAGGTCCAGCGGAGCTGGACCAACTGCTAAGGGGGCTCCCTTCCATTAAAGATCCAAGGCTTCTGTCCGGGTGGGACAACGGAGAGGACGCGGCCCTGTGGAGCTTAGGCGATGGGAGGCTTGCCATACTTACGCTGGACTTCATAACTCCCATAGTGGATGATCCCGTGCTTTTCGGGGAGATAGCAGCGGCAAACGCATTAAGCGACGTGTTCGCCATGGGGGGACTGCCAAAGGTGGCGCTTAACGTGGTGGCGTTTCCCACCTCCTGCGAACCCTTGGAGGTACTCAAGGGCATACTCATAGGGGGAGCCAATAAGGTCCAAGAGGCGGGAGCATGCCTTGCGGGAGGACACAGCGTTCAGGACAACGAACCCAAGTACGGGCTATCGGTTTATGGCGAGGTTCGAGAGGACAGGCTCTGGAGGGTCACCGGAGCAAAACCCGGGGACGGGCTGGTGCTAACTAAGCCCTTGGGCAGCGGGATACTTACCACGGCGCTCAAAGCTGGAATGGCGGGGGAAGATGCGCTTGCAGAGGCAGTTAAGTGGATGGCCATGCTCAACGACCTTCCAAGGAAGCTCCCGGAGGATCTTATCGCCTCCATAAGAGCCGCAACGGACGTCACCGGGTTCGGCTTTATCGGGCACTGCCTGGACATGGTGAGCGCAGGAGATATGGACGCGGAGATAATGTCCTCAAGGATCCCTCCGATGAAGGGGGCCCTTGAGATGGCTTCCATGGGCATGGTTCCCGCCGGGGCTTACTCTAACAGGGAGCATTTTTCATCAAGGGTCCAGCTGGGAGAACAGGTTCCGCTTGAGGTTCAGGATCTTCTCTTTGACCCACAAACGTCCGGAGGCCTTCTTTTGGCAGTGGATCCAAGCATGGAGGACGAGTTGCTGAGAGCCCTTTGTGAAGTCGGATTTACCCAATCGGCTCTGGTTGGCAGGTTTAAGGAAGGGGCGGGGAACGCAAGGGTTGTTTAAAGGCCTCGCAAATCCCCGCCCCGGGGTTTATATCCTGACCAGAGAGCTGCCGTGGAGCCTCTGCCAGGTGTCGTTGTACACCTGCCCCGGGGGAACCGGGAGAGATGCCATACCCTCCTCCACGGCCTTTTGCGCCACCGCCTCCGCAACCCGGGGGGCAGACTCATCGCAAAAGGGATCCGCCAGGATGTTCTGGGGGGAGAGCTCGTGTTCCTCGGTGACCGACGCTAGGGCATCGGCGGCGGCCAACAGCATGGAGTCGGTTATGGTGTTGGCCCTGACGTCCAAGGCACCCCTCATTATCCCGGGGAAGGCCTGGAGGTTGAGAAGGGGGTTAGGATGTTCGGCGGTGCCCGTGGCCACCACCGCGGCCCCCGCGGCCACCGCCTCTTCGTAAGGTATCTCAGGCTCCGGGAGCGCCAGGGCGAAAACTATGGCCCTTGAGGCCATGGATTTAACGTGGTCGCCGGTCACCAGGTTCCCCTTGGAAAGCCCTATCATCACGTCCGCCCCTCTCAAGGCCTCATCAATTCCTCCCGAAATGCCCTCGGGGTTTATCCTCAAGGACAGGTCCCTTTGAACGTGGTCCATCTTGGGGTTGTCCTCCCCCAAAATCCCGGCGCTGTTAAGACACACTATGTTTCTGGCCCCCGCGGCCAACAAAAGCTCCGACGTGGCGACTCCGGCGGCGCCGGCACCTATTACCGCTATCCGCACATCCGGCAAATTCTTCTGCACAACCTTAAGGGCGTTTTTGAGGGCCGCCAACACCAGGACAGCGGTACCATGCTGGTCATCGCACAAGACCGGTATATCCAGGACGGATCTCAATTTCCGCACCACCGTGAAAGTATTGGGGCTTGATATGTCCTCTATGTTCACGCCTCCAAGGGTGGGGGCCATGAGTCTTACGTGGTGGATGATCTCCTCCGGGTCCGAGGTGTCAAGGCATACCGGTATGGCGTTTATGTCGCCGAAAAGCTTGAACAAGAGGCACTTACCCTCCATTACGGGAAGCGCCGCCTCCGGCCCTACGTTGCCTATGCCAAGGACCGCAGAACCATCGGTAACCACCGCGATACGGTTGCCCCTGCCTGTATAGTCAAAGCTCAACGCCGGATCTTCGGTTATGGCCAAGGATGGATAAACGCTCCCAGGGACGTAGGCCAGCCCCAGGTCCTCCTCGTTTCTGACGTTTATGGTGGGGTATATCTTTATCTTCCCCCTCGCCTTCCTATGAAGCTCCAAAGCCCTAAGCCTGTCGATGGTCATCTTAAATCCCCTCCCCGGCAAGTCATGGACGGTTTTTACCCATTTCAACCCCTGATCCCAAAGGAAATCCCATCAGATCCTCCTTGATATGGTTCATGGAATGGCTCCCCTCCCTGGGGGACAGCCCATCCAACATCACAACCCGGCGGAGAGCCAAATCAACCACCATTCCATCATCGGCGCAGATAAGATTTGAATGGGGGAAGAGGTCGTTAAAGTACTCCTCCACCAGATGGGGCCCTCTCTTGATTATGCCCCTTCCCATATGGGTTAAAAACACCAAGGGCACCTTAGAAGCCCTAAGAATATCCTCAACGTCCTCCAAGGAAAGGTGTTCAAGGTTTTGCCTGCGTCTTTCTAACGTCACGTTGAGGATTAGAATATCGCTTGCTTGCGCCACTTGATAGATAACCGGCAGCATGGCGGTGTCGCTCACGATGCCCACGGTGGGGAGCCCTTCTCCTTTGAGGATAAAGCCAAACGTCATTACCCCGTGGTGCTTGAGTTTAAAAGGTCTCAGCGTGGCATGGCTCCCCAATGGATAGTCCGAAAGGTCCTCCAGTATGACCTTTTGCCGGACCTTTTTCGTAAGGTACCGGAAGACCACCGGCTCATCCCCAAGGGCATCGGCGGGGAGGAAAAGGCTGCCCCTGCAGCTGTATCCTCCCCCCACCATGGCTTCCACCACGGCGTTGGCGTCGCCGCAGTGATCTAGATGCCGGTGGGTTATCAGCACCCCGTCCATTTCGGTGGGATCCAACTCCGGAACTGCCCTGCATATGTGATGGAGACACCCTGGACCCGGATCTACAACCCCCTTGAAATCCCCATAGCGGAAGAAGATGCCGCCGCTGGACCGTATCTGGTGCATGGTGCAGAACCTGGCGCCTGAGGTGCCAAGAAACCTGATGAAGTTGTCTGGATACATCTCAGAGATGGACGTTTTCAACTTACCCCCTTCATAACCAGAGAGGAACGTGGTAAAAGTATATGCTCAAATCGATTGCTGTGCTATGCTCATAGGGATTAAAAGGGGTGGGAGGTGAAGAAATATGAAAAGGCTACACCCCGATGACCTTCCGGATAAGCCCATTACGGTGGGTCAAATACTCAGCGCCATGGACAGTGGCTATCCTGGATACCTGGAGAAGCTCCTTCAGCAGGTCCAACAGTGGTTGACGTACCTATCGGAGCGTAGGTACCCGGTGGAGGCGGAGGATCTCTTCTGGGGCAACGGGGAATCCGACGGGGAGGCGCTGCTTCCCCAAATAGGATGGGTTCAGGCATTTGCGGATCTCATGCCCTCCGGTGGGGAGATCCTGGGCCACAAAGACGCGGTGGTGCTGGGTGTGGGTCCCATAATGTTTGAGGACTCACTGCGAATGGCCATAGACCATGGGGCTATATTCGGCAGGGGGCGGTGCTCCAGGATATGGCTAATCACAGACAACTGGATAACCGCGGAGGCCTGCGCCTTCGGGGGGCACATAAGCGCCCTCAGGGATCAGGGGATAGACATAAGGGCAATAATCATAACCCCCTGGGGATGGACGGAGGTTCCATGGTCCGTCAAACCCGGATGTCCCGGTAAGACCGCATGGATGGACGGCAAAAGCGACGGGGTGCAATAGGAGATCTGTACACGGGAGGGGGCGCCGCCCTCTCCCGGCTTGTTATGCACAATCATCGGATCAACCGGATGGGAAATGCTTTTATGACACGGGACCACAGGTAAAGTCTTACGGCAGTGAATCCGAAAAATACGCTGAACCGTTCAGAGGAAGCATAGTCTGTGGCGGCGTTCGACTTTTAATACAATAAAGCAAAACCAGGAAAGGAGGCTCCGATCGTGGGGGATCCTCTGTTTCAGTTCACCGGCGTATCCTCCCAGATAGACTGGGGGACCATGCTGGATAAGATAATGGAGAACGCAAGAAAGCCGGAGAAGATATGGCAGGAGGAGAAGGACAAGCTGGAGCTTAAGAAAGGGCTCTACGAGGAGCTTTCCGCCGGCATGAAGCAGCTTAGGAACAGCATCACCTCCCTCAAACTATCCTCCACTTACAACAAGAAGCAGGCGGAGCTCACCAGCCTTGACTCCGGCAAGGCCGCCAACGCGATCCTCACCGCCACGGCGGACACCTCCGCCGCGATAAACCAGTGGACCATAAAGGTCAACCAGGTGGCGAAGGCGGAGAGGAGGACCTCCGACAGATTCGACAGCGTAAGCAGCGCCCTTAACCTGTCCGGGACCTTCAGGATATACGTGGGCAAACAGTGGGCGGAGGTCACCGTGGCCAACTCCGACTCGTTGCGGGACATAAACCTGAAGATACAGAAGGCGGTGGACAGCACCGGAAGCAACCTGGCCATAACCAGCAAGATAGTGGACAACCGCATAGTCATAGAGAGCGCCTCCACGGGCCTTGGCAAATCGGGGCCTAAAGCCTCCGAGACCTTCAAAATGGGGAGCTCAAACACCTTTTATCTTCCCCGTGAGGTCAACGGCTGGTATCCAAGCTCCGTCACCATCCAGTCCGGATCCGTGACGTACGCGTCCGGAACGGACTTCACCTACAACGCCTCCACCGGCACCATAACGTGGCTTAGCGCAAACAAGCCCGCTGCGGGGTCTGACTTCAAGGTAACCTACTCCCAGGACACGGAAACCATAACAAGAGGAGCTGGGGCCACGGACAACATGGCGCTCCCATCCCCTCGGCCTTCGTCCATAGTTATAACCCAAGGTGCCAACACCTACGTGGAGGGCACGCACTTCACGTATAACTCCTCCACGGGTGAGATAACCTGGACATCTCCTTCACAGCCCGCCTCGGGTACGAACTATACGGTGAAGTATCTCTACTACTCCAACGATAACGTGTTCTACCTACAGGACGTGGCCGGCACGGTGGTATCGGGTGACAAGCTCTCCGGAACCGGCCTTGGCCTTATGGGAACCTCGGGATACACGGCAGCCCAAAACGCCCTTTTTGAGGTGGACGGTCAGGCGGTGGAGCGGAACAGCAACACCGTGGAGGACCTGATAGCGGGCGTCAAGCTTAACCTTGTGGGGACAGGAACGGTGCGGTTGGACGTTACAGTGGACGCCCAGGCCGCGGTTGAGGGGCTTAACAACTTCGTCACCGCCTACAACGACGTGATGGACTGGATAAACATAAGGCTGTCAGAGGAGAGCAAGAAGGAGAAGACCTCCGAAAGCACCAAGGACGACGACTTCTACAAGAAGTTCGGTCTCCTTCATGGGGACCCGCTGCTTTGGCAGATAAAGGACCAGATGAGGCAGCTCATATCCTTCCCGCTGACCAACCTTCCAAACACATACTCCTCCAGGGGTTACATTTCCACCACCACGCCTTTGAACATCAAGGGCGACATGGTGATCGACATAGGCGGCATGCGGGCAAGGATAACGGTGTCGGAGAGCGACTCACTGGAGAACATAAAGGCAAAGCTAACGGGGCTCGCCGATGAGACCGCTGGAACCAGCGGAAACCCCAAGGGTACGAGCATGCCCGTATCCGTTTCGGTGGAAAACGGCAAGCTGGTAATAAGGTCCACGTCGAACAGCACCGACGGACGGACCACCAGATCGGACACCATAAGCAGGAACACCGCATCCAGCTGGGATCTCTTGCCCTACACCCCGAGCTTCTCACCTCCGGTGTCCGGCTCCCTGGTGGTGAAGCAGGGGTCTACGGTATACACCGAGGGCGTGGACTACATGGTGCAGACAGTGGAGAACTCCAACGGGGCCTTTGAAAGCCGCGTGGTGTGGCTCTCCGGCGGCAGACGTCCCACGGGGAACTACTCGGTTCAGTACACCTACGATCCTGGCAAGCTGTCCATAAGCACCACCGGCACTTTAAACACCATGGGCTTCTCTCAGGACGGCACCAGAAGCTCTATAACCTACGCCGGAATATCAACAGAGAAAGCAAATTACGGCAAGAGCGGTAAGCTGGAGTTCAACGTGGAGACCTTCATGACCCGGATGAGGGACGACAACAACGGGGTGGCCAACCTCATGTCCTCCATGATGAACAAGCTGGACCAATTTCTGGGCAACATGGTGGACACCACCCAGGTGCCGGTGGGCACCGAGGTGGTGGTAAAAGGCCGGATAGCCGCCAGGGTAAGCTCCATAAAGGATCAACAGAAGGCCATAGACAAGCGGATATCGGACTTTGAAAACCGGCTTAAGATAATGCAGCAGTCCTACTACAACCAGTTTGTGGCCATGGAGAAGACCATCTCCAAGATGAACCAGCAGCTGTCGTGGCTTGCGGGCATCGTATCCCAGCTGTCGGGCGTCAAACAGCAGTAGAGCTGCGCTACCAGGCAAGAGCAGTGAAACGGGGAATATACCTTAGAGGCGCCTTAAGGGAATTCAACTGAGCTCATCAAAAAGAGGAGGCCCCCTAAAAACAGGGGCCTCCTCTTTTTTGCTCCACGATTGTTAAAGCCCCAGGCGACGGCCCAAATCCATGCACCAGGCGAAGACGGTCCCATGCCGCAAGGGCGATCAAACCGCTTTAACGTCCATGCCTCTGCACTCAAAGGGTCCCCCAACACAACAGGAGAACTCCATCTGTAGGGTGACGTGAGCTATGGGGAACTGCCCTTTTATCATGGAGGTTATGCTGGAGAGAATTTCATCGGTCTGTCCATTGGCGGAGTCCCTTAAGGTGACATGGGCTTCAAGGAAGATCTCCCTGCCATCGGTGGTCCACATGTGTATGTGGTGCATATCCAACACCTCCGGCAGATCCTCCACCTGGCGGACAAGCTCCTCAACGTCCACCCCTTCCGGGGTTCCCTGCATGAGGATGTGAACCGACTCCTTAAGCAGCGGAACGGACTCTCTTAGAACGTACAAGGACACCCCAAGGGTAAGAAGAGGGTCAAGCCAGTACCATCCAAACTTCATTACCAAAATGGCAGCTATTATGACCCCTACCGACGACAGTGCGTCCATCACAACGTGAAGATAGGCGGACCTCACGTTCAAGCTCTCCTTGGAGTCCCGGTGCAGAAGCCAGGCGGTGAGCAGATTGCCCACAAGGCCCACCACCGCCACGGAGAGCATAACCCCTCCGGATATGACGTCGGGGTGCAAGAACTTTCGAATCGCCTCCACCAGGAGGAACACCCCGATGCCCATCAACGCCACGGTGTTTAGAAGGGAGGCCAGCACCTCCGCCCGCTTAAAGCCGAAGGAATGGGAAGGGGTCCTCTCCATCTTGGCTATCCTCATGGCCAGCCAGCTTACACCCAATGAAGACGCGTCGGAGAGATTGTGCACCGCGTCGGACAAAAGGGCCAGGCTGTTGGATACAAGGCCGCCAACCACTTCCGCCAGGGTGATAAGAAGGTTTAAAACAAGGGCCAGCGCAAGCCTACCCTCCGAGGCGCCAGCAGAAACGTGATGATGGTGGTGGTGATGGCCATGACCGTCATGATGATGATTAGAATTATGGTGCCCTTCGGCTCTGCAATCGCAAGACAACTATTGATACCCCCTCAAAGGCTTGAATCTCGCCGCCATATGTGGCGATAATTTCACATTCTCGGCTCCAAGTCAAGGGGCTGTCTTTCCTCAGTTGTCATCCAAGGCATCCGGTGCTTTCCCACCCAGGGCTAACATGAAACTTATAAGGCGAGCCATGAGGACTATGCCCGCAACGCTCATGGCAAGTCTTACCAACGCGAACTTGTACCCTAGGTTTGCCATTTCGAACATCAGCAGTGGAACCTTTGTGGTAGACCAGGCGCCTAAAAACACCAAGACGTTAAAGAGGCTGGCCCCCTTGGCCATCATCACCTCCGCCACGGGGAACGCGGCGTACAAGGGGCCCGCCGCGGCGGATCCCAAAAGGAACGACACCAGGACGCCCCGCAAACCAGAACCGTGGCCGGTAAATCGGATCATGGTGGATCTGTCAACCCACACGTCAAGAAGCCCCAGCAGGACAAAGATAGGAGGTATAACCGACAGCATCTCCAAGAGGTTCTGGGCGCTCAACCTCAAGGCACTTGCCCCAATGGAGGGCTTGTAAATCCATATGGCCGCCACCGCGAAAGCCACCACGAGGAAGAAGCGGTATCTTGTAAGGGCCTTTCTCATCCCATTCATCCCATAACCCATCCCAAGACCCAAGCCACGATGGCGGAGAAAGCCAGGGCAAGGCCATTGCGCCACAAGGCCGCCCTTAGGCCGATTACCCTTGCCTCCATGGGGAACGTCACGACTCCCACCATCATGAGGGACGATACGAAGGCCCCAATCTGGGCGTAGCCCGCCCCCGCCTTGAGAAGCGCCGCCGCCAAGGGGAAGGCCACGAAACCGGGCATCAGGGTTACGGATCCCACCGCCAGGGCCAAGGCCACTCCCTCTACACCGCTGCTCTTGCCAAGCAAAGCTCCTATGGCCGATGGATCCAACATGGACATGCAGATGCCTATGAGGAGCAGGACCCCCAGCAGCTGCGGCAGTATACCCTCAAAGGACCTCAAGGCCTTGAGCAAAGCGGCTTTCGTCCTCTCCCGATCCTTGGCATAGGACGCGCACAGGGCCAATCCGGCGATCCCGTAGAGAAACCACGAGAACATGGCCTCACCCTCCCATGTGTAATATACGCCACATTTTACACCGCCAAGGGGATCTACAATCCAGAGGACGCTATTTCCTTATGGCGACAATATAGGGAGGGCAAAAACCGTAAGGCCGTCAAACAACGAGGCATGATGGCCTAATCTTCGGATCTTACAGCACCCCCACCACCTCACCGTACATGATAACACCATCTGTCCGGATATGTACGGTTTCATGTACGGTGGTAACTCGCGCTAGGGGGCATTTTCCTGAGAGGATATGCAGGGGCTAAAGGCGGATAAAGCCAGTTCTGGACTATGTTTTTGCGACTTTGGAAGACTTTGTGAAAAGCCCTAAGATCTGCTATTGGTGGAGGCGGGGGGAATCGAACCCCCGTCCGACAATGGCCAGCCTAGGAGCGCTACGAGCGTAGTCCGCGTTTTAGGTTTAAAGGACCGGTCTCCCACGGACGGGATACCCCTCCTCGAGCCTCCCTAGAGTCTCGAAAACCGGCCGGGCGGCTACGCCGGTCTTCCAGCCGCCTGATTGACGCCCTTCCAGCGCACGGCGGCGAAGCGCCGGAGGACGTGGCTGCTAACTAAGCAGCCAGAGCATAGTTATCGTTGGCGTTTTTCTTTTTGGGACCTTATTTACGAGGCTGCCCCAACCTCGGCTCGCTCTCCTAAACCCTCCGCTTGCCGTCGAAACCTGTCGCCCCCTATTCTCTACATTTCGCTTCGCCAACTAAACGGGAAAACCCTGATTTCTCAATCCAAGGATACCGTACACCCAACCCGCTTGTCCACATGACCTGCCAACCTAAAAGCCTTGGACTCAAACCAAAGGTATACGGCTACCTGGACCTCACTGCCCTTTCCATCTCCCGTTTCGCCTGCTTTTCCGCAAGGGCGTCCCTCTTATCGTGCAGCGCCTTGCCCTTCGCAAGCCCAAGCTCAACCTTGGCCCACCGGTTATTCTTGATGTATATCCTAAGGGGGATCAGCGTAAGCCCCTTCTCCCGCACCTTCTGGTGGAGCCTTAAAATCTCCACCTTGGAGGCCAAAAGCTTCCTCGGCCGCTCCGGATCCACATTGTAGTAGCTTCCCTTCTCGTAGGGAGATATGTGAACCCCTATAAGCCAAAGCTCCCCGTCCTTAACTGCCGCATAACCATCCTTCAGGTTCACCCGGCCCTCCCGGAGCGACTTTATCTCAGTACCGGTGAGAACTATGCCCACCTCCAGGGTGTCCAAGATGAAGTAGTCGAACCGGGCCTTCCGGTTCTGCGCCACGATCCGATCCTTCTCCATCCCATAACACCCCCGTTCACAGCAAATCTTACAACAAAAGTCACTTATAGTCAATTGTCTGGCTTCCCGTTGCCCGCCTGACCGATAAGCCTACGGATGACCTTATGATGGACCTAAGGGAAAGGGCAAGAGGACGGCCAATTACCAGGGAAGCCGATGGAGGATAACTAAAGGTAAAGGGCAAGCACACCCTCGAAGACAAAACCGCCCGCCTACCAACCTAAGGGAGCCATAAAAAAACGGAGACCCCTTAGGGCCTCCGTACATGACATGGTCGGGGCGAGAAGATTCGAACTTCCGACCTCTTGGTCCCGAACCAAGCGCGCTAACCAGACTGCGCTACGCCCCGAACGGGAAGGATTTTAACATCCCGAAGGCGCCCCGTCAAACCTAACCACCAGGGCGCCTTCGGACGTTCAAAAACCCTACTTGGGCTGTATCCTGGTGAAGAAGTGGGCCTTGCCGTCCTTCTCCACCTTCAGGATGACCGCGGTCTTGTTGAGGGGGTTGTGATCCTTGGGATCCACGGAGAGCACGCCGTGGTGAAGCTTAAGGTTCTTGGTCTCCTCAAGGGCCTTGGCGATGGCGGTGCCGTCCGCCTTGCCGGCCCTCTTTATGGCGTCCGCAAGCCAGTAGACGGAGTCGTAGGCCAAGACGCCGTTCACGAACTCCTTGCACTCGTCCTTGTACTTGGCCTTATAAGCCTTGAAGAAGGGCTGCATGCCAGGATCCTCCAGGGAGGTGTGGTTGACCCAGTAGGTCCCCACCAGGGCGGGCCCCGCTATCTCATACATGAAGTCCGCGTAGCCGTCGCCGCCCATTATTATGAGGTCCTTCATGCCAAGCTCCCTGGCCTGCTTGATTATGAGGGCCATCTCCTTGCCCATGCCGGGAAGGAAGAGAACCTCCGCGCCGGAGTTGCGGATGTTGGTAAGCTGAGCCCTGAAGTCGGTGTCCTGGCCGCCCTTGTAAGCCTCATCGGCCACGATCTTGCCGCCCAACTTCTCGAACTCCTTGATGCAGAACTCCCTGAGCCCCTGAGAATAGTCGGAGGCCACGTCGTAAAGCATGGCGGCCTTCTTCTTGCCCAACTTGACCGCCGCCAGGTTGGCAAGCACCTTGCCCTGATAGGGGTCGGTGAAGCAGATGCGGAAGGAATAAGGACGGACCTTGCCCTTCTCATCCACGGTGACAAGGGGGTTGGTGGAGACGGTGCCTATCTGGGGCACCTTGGAAC contains:
- a CDS encoding permease, whose amino-acid sequence is MNGMRKALTRYRFFLVVAFAVAAIWIYKPSIGASALRLSAQNLLEMLSVIPPIFVLLGLLDVWVDRSTMIRFTGHGSGLRGVLVSFLLGSAAAGPLYAAFPVAEVMMAKGASLFNVLVFLGAWSTTKVPLLMFEMANLGYKFALVRLAMSVAGIVLMARLISFMLALGGKAPDALDDN
- a CDS encoding NAD-dependent malic enzyme, which encodes MTIDRLRALELHRKARGKIKIYPTINVRNEEDLGLAYVPGSVYPSLAITEDPALSFDYTGRGNRIAVVTDGSAVLGIGNVGPEAALPVMEGKCLLFKLFGDINAIPVCLDTSDPEEIIHHVRLMAPTLGGVNIEDISSPNTFTVVRKLRSVLDIPVLCDDQHGTAVLVLAALKNALKVVQKNLPDVRIAVIGAGAAGVATSELLLAAGARNIVCLNSAGILGEDNPKMDHVQRDLSLRINPEGISGGIDEALRGADVMIGLSKGNLVTGDHVKSMASRAIVFALALPEPEIPYEEAVAAGAAVVATGTAEHPNPLLNLQAFPGIMRGALDVRANTITDSMLLAAADALASVTEEHELSPQNILADPFCDESAPRVAEAVAQKAVEEGMASLPVPPGQVYNDTWQRLHGSSLVRI
- a CDS encoding MBL fold metallo-hydrolase; amino-acid sequence: MKTSISEMYPDNFIRFLGTSGARFCTMHQIRSSGGIFFRYGDFKGVVDPGPGCLHHICRAVPELDPTEMDGVLITHRHLDHCGDANAVVEAMVGGGYSCRGSLFLPADALGDEPVVFRYLTKKVRQKVILEDLSDYPLGSHATLRPFKLKHHGVMTFGFILKGEGLPTVGIVSDTAMLPVIYQVAQASDILILNVTLERRRQNLEHLSLEDVEDILRASKVPLVFLTHMGRGIIKRGPHLVEEYFNDLFPHSNLICADDGMVVDLALRRVVMLDGLSPREGSHSMNHIKEDLMGFPLGSGVEMGKNRP
- a CDS encoding ABC transporter substrate-binding protein, producing MRKFWVLGLAVAVLAMAAGCALAGEIKVGYLTALTGDYAGYGQTELRAAQLAVEEINAKGGVLGQKLVLVPYDWRTRTEDAVNAVRRMIDQDKVVAIIGANASGANIATAPIVNRSKVPQIGTVSTNPLVTVDEKGKVRPYSFRICFTDPYQGKVLANLAAVKLGKKKAAMLYDVASDYSQGLREFCIKEFEKLGGKIVADEAYKGGQDTDFRAQLTNIRNSGAEVLFLPGMGKEMALIIKQARELGMKDLIIMGGDGYADFMYEIAGPALVGTYWVNHTSLEDPGMQPFFKAYKAKYKDECKEFVNGVLAYDSVYWLADAIKRAGKADGTAIAKALEETKNLKLHHGVLSVDPKDHNPLNKTAVILKVEKDGKAHFFTRIQPK
- the fliD gene encoding flagellar filament capping protein FliD; its protein translation is MGDPLFQFTGVSSQIDWGTMLDKIMENARKPEKIWQEEKDKLELKKGLYEELSAGMKQLRNSITSLKLSSTYNKKQAELTSLDSGKAANAILTATADTSAAINQWTIKVNQVAKAERRTSDRFDSVSSALNLSGTFRIYVGKQWAEVTVANSDSLRDINLKIQKAVDSTGSNLAITSKIVDNRIVIESASTGLGKSGPKASETFKMGSSNTFYLPREVNGWYPSSVTIQSGSVTYASGTDFTYNASTGTITWLSANKPAAGSDFKVTYSQDTETITRGAGATDNMALPSPRPSSIVITQGANTYVEGTHFTYNSSTGEITWTSPSQPASGTNYTVKYLYYSNDNVFYLQDVAGTVVSGDKLSGTGLGLMGTSGYTAAQNALFEVDGQAVERNSNTVEDLIAGVKLNLVGTGTVRLDVTVDAQAAVEGLNNFVTAYNDVMDWINIRLSEESKKEKTSESTKDDDFYKKFGLLHGDPLLWQIKDQMRQLISFPLTNLPNTYSSRGYISTTTPLNIKGDMVIDIGGMRARITVSESDSLENIKAKLTGLADETAGTSGNPKGTSMPVSVSVENGKLVIRSTSNSTDGRTTRSDTISRNTASSWDLLPYTPSFSPPVSGSLVVKQGSTVYTEGVDYMVQTVENSNGAFESRVVWLSGGRRPTGNYSVQYTYDPGKLSISTTGTLNTMGFSQDGTRSSITYAGISTEKANYGKSGKLEFNVETFMTRMRDDNNGVANLMSSMMNKLDQFLGNMVDTTQVPVGTEVVVKGRIAARVSSIKDQQKAIDKRISDFENRLKIMQQSYYNQFVAMEKTISKMNQQLSWLAGIVSQLSGVKQQ
- a CDS encoding cation diffusion facilitator family transporter, producing the protein MSCDCRAEGHHNSNHHHDGHGHHHHHHHVSAGASEGRLALALVLNLLITLAEVVGGLVSNSLALLSDAVHNLSDASSLGVSWLAMRIAKMERTPSHSFGFKRAEVLASLLNTVALMGIGVFLLVEAIRKFLHPDVISGGVMLSVAVVGLVGNLLTAWLLHRDSKESLNVRSAYLHVVMDALSSVGVIIAAILVMKFGWYWLDPLLTLGVSLYVLRESVPLLKESVHILMQGTPEGVDVEELVRQVEDLPEVLDMHHIHMWTTDGREIFLEAHVTLRDSANGQTDEILSSITSMIKGQFPIAHVTLQMEFSCCVGGPFECRGMDVKAV
- the smpB gene encoding SsrA-binding protein SmpB; the encoded protein is MEKDRIVAQNRKARFDYFILDTLEVGIVLTGTEIKSLREGRVNLKDGYAAVKDGELWLIGVHISPYEKGSYYNVDPERPRKLLASKVEILRLHQKVREKGLTLIPLRIYIKNNRWAKVELGLAKGKALHDKRDALAEKQAKREMERAVRSR
- the selD gene encoding selenide, water dikinase SelD, which encodes MRLTERAKTSGUAAKIGPAELDQLLRGLPSIKDPRLLSGWDNGEDAALWSLGDGRLAILTLDFITPIVDDPVLFGEIAAANALSDVFAMGGLPKVALNVVAFPTSCEPLEVLKGILIGGANKVQEAGACLAGGHSVQDNEPKYGLSVYGEVREDRLWRVTGAKPGDGLVLTKPLGSGILTTALKAGMAGEDALAEAVKWMAMLNDLPRKLPEDLIASIRAATDVTGFGFIGHCLDMVSAGDMDAEIMSSRIPPMKGALEMASMGMVPAGAYSNREHFSSRVQLGEQVPLEVQDLLFDPQTSGGLLLAVDPSMEDELLRALCEVGFTQSALVGRFKEGAGNARVV
- a CDS encoding biotin--[acetyl-CoA-carboxylase] ligase; translated protein: MDQRHGVDNRVRVLWVLAQNPGQLTPSSALVRELKITRQGISKIISTLKDEGIRISSVPQRGYILEGGPEGDGFSPSWAEMLLMDSPLGHPIFHYASIGSTQAPLKEMAAQGRREGAVVVADEQTSGRGRQSRRWESPKGGLYGSVLLRPKLLPRMVQAVNLACAMAMGDALEDLCLIRCEIKWPNDILVRGRKICGMLSEGVVEVDQIHHVVSGFGVNLKTTPMLEDPLTEATSVAQEGGSVPSRHDLLAHFLKRLGFYLDILGMDPKKFMEMYVSRCCTIGMRIRGTWKEDVIEGTAEGLDQDGSLLIRLESGEVSAFSAGDVKHIRPAEGR